One segment of Pan paniscus chromosome 20, NHGRI_mPanPan1-v2.0_pri, whole genome shotgun sequence DNA contains the following:
- the CATSPERG gene encoding cation channel sperm-associated auxiliary subunit gamma isoform X7, with protein MCGPAMFPAGPPWPRVRVVQVLWALLAVLLASWRLWAIKDFQECTWQVVLNEFKRVGESGVSDSFFEQEPVDTVSSLFHMLVDSPIDPSEKYLGFPYYLKINYSCEEKSPVNFYRWKIEQLQIQMEAAPFRSKEPCMAEEVCSMSWYTPMPIKKGSVVMRVDISSNGLGTFIPDKRFQMNINGFLKRDRDNNIQFTVGEKLFNLMPQYFVGVSSRPLWHTVDQSPVLILGGIPNEKYVLMTDTSFKDFSLVELSIDSCWVGSFYCPHSGFTATIYDTIATESTLFIRQNQLVYYFTGTYTTLYERNRGSGSWVRVLASECIKKLCPVYFHSNGSEYIMALTTGKHEGYVHFGTIRDGQVSFEMLPRQWSVCEQIGASDDLELLYHIPEFIPEARGLEFLMILGTESYTSTAMAPKGIFCNPYNNLIFIWGNFLLQSSNKENFIYLADFPKELSIKYMARSFHGAVAIVTETEEIWYLLEGSYRVYQLFPSKGWQVHISLKLMQQSSLYASNETMLTLFYEDSKLYQLVYLMNNQKGQLVKRLVPVEQLLMYQQHTSHYDLERKGGYLMLSFIDFCPFSVMRLRSLPRPQRYTRQERYRARPPRVLERSGFHNENSLAIYQGLVYYLLWLHSVYDKPYADPVHDPTWRWWANNKQDQDYYFFLASNWRSAGGVSIEMDSYEKIYNLESAYELPERIFLDKGTEYSFAIFLSAQGRSFRTQAELGTAFQLHSQVDVGVVLADPGCIEASVKQEVLINRNSVLFSITLKDKKLCYDQGISGHHLMETSMTVNVVGSSGLCFQETHLGPHMQGNLMVPVFIGCPPGKRLAFDITYTLEYSRLKNKHYFDCVNVNPEMPCFLFRDIFYPFFLIQDLVTGDSGSFQGSYVLLVVGGGPTLDSLKDYSEDEIYRFNSPLDKTNSLIWTTRTTRTTKDSAFHIMSHESPGIEWLCLENAPCYDNVPQGIFAPEFFFKVLVSNRGVDTSTYCNYQLTFLLHIHGLPLSPKRALFILMVSASVFVGLVIFYIAFCLLWPLVVKGCTMIRWKINNLIASESYYTYASISGISSVPSLRHSRMGSMFSSRMTEDRAEPKEAVERQLMT; from the exons ATGTGCGGCCCAGCCATGTTCCCTGCCGGTCCTCCGTGGCCCAGAGTCCGAGTCGTGCAGGTGCTGTGGGCCCTGCTGGCAGTGCTCCTGGCGTCGTGGAGGCTGTGGGCGATCAAGGATTTCCAGGAATGCACCTGGCAGGTTGTCCTGAACGAGTTTAAGAGGGTAGGCGAGAGTGGTGTGAGCGACAGCTTCTTTGAGCAAGAGCCCGTGGACACAGTGAGCAGCTTGTTTCACATGCTGGTGGACTCACCCATCGACCCGAGCGAG AAATACCTGGGCTTCCCTTACTACCTGAAGATCAACTACTCCTGCGAGGAAAAG TCCCCAGTCAACTTCTACCGCTGGAAGATAGAGCAGCTGCAGATCCAGATGGAGGCTGCCCCCTTCCGCAGCAAAG AGCCATGCATGGCAGAGGAAGTGTGTAGCATGAGCTGGTACACGCCCATGCCCATCAAGAAAGGCAGTGTGGTCATGCGTGTGGACATCAGCAGCAATGGCCTGGGGACCTTCATTCCAGATAAAAG GTTCCAGATGAATATCAACGGCTTCCTGAAGAGAGACCGGGACAATAACATCCAATTCACTGTGGGAGAGAAG CTCTTCAACCTGATGCCGCAGTACTTTGTGGGTGTCTCATCGAGGCCCTTGTGGCACACTGTGGACCAGTCACCTGTGCTTATCCTGGGAGGCATTCCCAATGAGAAGTACGTCCTGATGACTGACACCAGCTTCAAGGACTTCTCTCTCGTGGAG CTGAGCATTGACAGTTGCTGGGTGGGCTCCTTCTACTGCCCCCATTCTGGCTTCACAGCCACCATCTATGACACTATTGCCACCGAGAGCACCCTCTTCATTCGGCAGAACCAGCTGGTCTACTATTTTACAGGCACCTATACCACACTCTATGAGAGAAACCGCGGCAGTG GCAGTTGGGTTCGTGTCCTGGCCAGCGAGTGCATCAAGAAGCTGTGCCCTGTGTATTTCCATAGCAATGGCTCTGAGTACATAATGGCCCTCACCACAGGCAAGCATGAGGGTTATGTACACTTCGGGACCATCAGAG ATGGCCAGGTGTCCTTTGAGATGCTGCCCAGGCAGTGGTCTGTGTGCGAGCAGATAGGAG CTAGTGATGACCTGGAACTTCTCTACCACATCCCAGAATTCATCCCTGAAG CTCGAGGATTGGAGTTCCTGATGATCCTAGGGACAGAGTCCTACACCAGCACTGCAATGGCCCCCAAGGGCATCTTCTGTAACCCGTACAACAACCTGATCTTCATCTGGGGCAACTTCCTCCTGCAGAG CTCTAACAAGGAAAACTTCATCTACCTGGCAGACTTCCCCAAGGAACTGTCCATCAAATACATGGCCAGATCGTTCCATGGGGCTGTGGCTATTGTCACAGAGACGGAGGAG ATCTGGTACCTCCTGGAGGGCAGCTACCGGGTCTACCAGCTGTTCCCTTCCAAGGGCTGGCAGGTGCACATCAGCTTAAAGCTGATGCAACAGTCCTCTCTCTACGCATCCAATGAGACCATGCTGACCCTCTTCTACGAAGACAGCAAACTGTACCAG CTGGTGTACCTTATGAACAACCAGAAGGGCCAGCTGGTCAAGAGGCTCGTGCCCGTGGAGCAGCTTCTGATGTATCAACAGCACACCAGCCACTATGACTTGGAGCGGAAAGG GGGCTACTTGATGCTCTCCTTCATCGACTTCTGCCCCTTCTCGGTGATGCGCCTGCGGAGCCTGCCCCGTCCGCAGAGATACACGCGCCAGGAGCGCTACCGGGCGCGGCCGCCGCGCGTCCTGGAGCGCTCGGGCTTCCACAACGAGAACTCGCTCGCCATCTACCAGGGCCTGGTCTACTACCTGCTGTGGCTGCACTCCGTGTACGACAAG CCGTACGCGGACCCGGTGCACGACCCCACCTGGCGCTGGTGGGCGAACAACAAACAAGACCAG GATTACTACTTCTTCCTGGCGAGCAACTGGCGAAGCGCGGGCGGCGTGTCCATAGAAATGGACAGCTACGAAAAGATCTACAACCTCGAGTCCGCGTACGAGCTGCCGGAGCGCATTTTCCTGGACAAGGGCACTGAGTACAGCTTCGCCATCTTCCTGTCGGCGCAGGGCCGCTCGTTCCGGACGCAGGCAGAACTCG GCACCGCCTTCCAGCTGCATAGCCAGGTGGACGTGGGCGTGGTGCTGGCCGACCCCGGCTGCATCGAGGCCTCGGTGAAGCAGGAGGTCCTGATTAATCGCAACTCGGTGCTATTTTCG ATTACGCTCAAGGATAAAAAGCTTTGCTATGACCAAGGCATTAGTGGACATCACCTTATGGAGACTTCCATGACGGTCAAT GTGGTGGGTTCATCCGGGCTCTGCTTCCAGGAAACACACCTGGGGCCCCATATGCAA GGCAACCTGATGGTGCCAGTGTTCATTGGCTGCCCCCCGGGCAAGCGCCTGGCCTTCGACATCACCTACACGCTGGAATACAGCCGCCTGAAGAACAAACACTACTTTGACTGTGTTAACGTGAACCCGGAGATGCCCTGCTTTCTCTTCCGGGACA TTTTCTACCCCTTCTTCTTGATTCAAGATTTGGTGACAGGAGACTCCGGCAGTTTCCAGGGCAG CTACGTTCTGCTGGTGGTGGGTGGCGGGCCCACACTGGACAGCCTCAAGGACTACAGTGAGGACGAAATCTACCGCTTCAACAGCCCCCTGGACAA GACCAACAGCCTTATCTGGACCACGAGGACCACAAGGACCACCAAAGACTCAGCCTTTCACATCATGTCCCACGAGAGCCCAGGCATCGA GTGGCTCTGTCTGGAGAATGCCCCATGCTATGACAATGTTCCCCAAGGCATCTTTGCCCCTGAATTCTTCTTCAAGGTGTTGGTGAGCAATAG AGGAGTGGACACGAGCACCTACTGCAACTACCAGCTCACCTTCCTGCTGCACATCCACGGGCTGCCACTCAGTCCCAAGCGGGCCCTTTTCATCCTCATG GTGTCAGCTAGCGTGTTTGTGGGCCTGGTGATCTTCTACATCGCCTTCTGCCTCCTGTGGCCCCTCGTGGTGAAGGGCTGCACGATGATCCGGTGGAAGATAAACAACCTCATTGCCTCAGAATCCTACTACACCTACGCCTCCATTTCCGGAATCTCGAGCGTGCCGTCTCTGAGACATTCCAGGATGGGCTCCATGTTCAGCTCCAGGATGACAGAGGACAGGGCTGAACCCAAGGAAGCCGTGGAGAGACAGTTGATGACCTGA
- the CATSPERG gene encoding cation channel sperm-associated auxiliary subunit gamma isoform X5: MCGPAMFPAGPPWPRVRVVQVLWALLAVLLASWRLWAIKDFQECTWQVVLNEFKRVGESGVSDSFFEQEPVDTVSSLFHMLVDSPIDPSEKYLGFPYYLKINYSCEEKPSEDLVRMGHLTGLKPLVLVTFQSPVNFYRWKIEQLQIQMEAAPFRSKEPCMAEEVCSMSWYTPMPIKKGSVVMRVDISSNGLGTFIPDKRFQMNINGFLKRDRDNNIQFTVGEKLFNLMPQYFVGVSSRPLWHTVDQSPVLILGGIPNEKYVLMTDTSFKDFSLVELSIDSCWVGSFYCPHSGFTATIYDTIATESTLFIRQNQLVYYFTGTYTTLYERNRGSGSWVRVLASECIKKLCPVYFHSNGSEYIMALTTDGQVSFEMLPRQWSVCEQIGVTTCSIIWSEYIAGEYTLLLLVESGYGNASKRFQVVSYNTASDDLELLYHIPEFIPEARGLEFLMILGTESYTSTAMAPKGIFCNPYNNLIFIWGNFLLQSSNKENFIYLADFPKELSIKYMARSFHGAVAIVTETEEIWYLLEGSYRVYQLFPSKGWQVHISLKLMQQSSLYASNETMLTLFYEDSKLYQLVYLMNNQKGQLVKRLVPVEQLLMYQQHTSHYDLERKGGYLMLSFIDFCPFSVMRLRSLPRPQRYTRQERYRARPPRVLERSGFHNENSLAIYQGLVYYLLWLHSVYDKPYADPVHDPTWRWWANNKQDQDYYFFLASNWRSAGGVSIEMDSYEKIYNLESAYELPERIFLDKGTEYSFAIFLSAQGRSFRTQAELGTAFQLHSQVDVGVVLADPGCIEASVKQEVLINRNSVLFSITLKDKKLCYDQGISGHHLMETSMTVNVRSKPGGEGAGWWESLGRRGSPSSPAPTHRWWVHPGSASRKHTWGPIFFYPFFLIQDLVTGDSGSFQGSYVLLVVGGGPTLDSLKDYSEDEIYRFNSPLDKTNSLIWTTRTTRTTKDSAFHIMSHESPGIEWLCLENAPCYDNVPQGIFAPEFFFKVLVSNRGVDTSTYCNYQLTFLLHIHGLPLSPKRALFILMVSASVFVGLVIFYIAFCLLWPLVVKGCTMIRWKINNLIASESYYTYASISGISSVPSLRHSRMGSMFSSRMTEDRAEPKEAVERQLMT; the protein is encoded by the exons ATGTGCGGCCCAGCCATGTTCCCTGCCGGTCCTCCGTGGCCCAGAGTCCGAGTCGTGCAGGTGCTGTGGGCCCTGCTGGCAGTGCTCCTGGCGTCGTGGAGGCTGTGGGCGATCAAGGATTTCCAGGAATGCACCTGGCAGGTTGTCCTGAACGAGTTTAAGAGGGTAGGCGAGAGTGGTGTGAGCGACAGCTTCTTTGAGCAAGAGCCCGTGGACACAGTGAGCAGCTTGTTTCACATGCTGGTGGACTCACCCATCGACCCGAGCGAG AAATACCTGGGCTTCCCTTACTACCTGAAGATCAACTACTCCTGCGAGGAAAAG CCCTCTGAGGACCTGGTGCGCATGGGCCACCTGACAGGGCTAAAGCCCCTGGTGCTGGTCACCTTCCAGTCCCCAGTCAACTTCTACCGCTGGAAGATAGAGCAGCTGCAGATCCAGATGGAGGCTGCCCCCTTCCGCAGCAAAG AGCCATGCATGGCAGAGGAAGTGTGTAGCATGAGCTGGTACACGCCCATGCCCATCAAGAAAGGCAGTGTGGTCATGCGTGTGGACATCAGCAGCAATGGCCTGGGGACCTTCATTCCAGATAAAAG GTTCCAGATGAATATCAACGGCTTCCTGAAGAGAGACCGGGACAATAACATCCAATTCACTGTGGGAGAGAAG CTCTTCAACCTGATGCCGCAGTACTTTGTGGGTGTCTCATCGAGGCCCTTGTGGCACACTGTGGACCAGTCACCTGTGCTTATCCTGGGAGGCATTCCCAATGAGAAGTACGTCCTGATGACTGACACCAGCTTCAAGGACTTCTCTCTCGTGGAG CTGAGCATTGACAGTTGCTGGGTGGGCTCCTTCTACTGCCCCCATTCTGGCTTCACAGCCACCATCTATGACACTATTGCCACCGAGAGCACCCTCTTCATTCGGCAGAACCAGCTGGTCTACTATTTTACAGGCACCTATACCACACTCTATGAGAGAAACCGCGGCAGTG GCAGTTGGGTTCGTGTCCTGGCCAGCGAGTGCATCAAGAAGCTGTGCCCTGTGTATTTCCATAGCAATGGCTCTGAGTACATAATGGCCCTCACCACAG ATGGCCAGGTGTCCTTTGAGATGCTGCCCAGGCAGTGGTCTGTGTGCGAGCAGATAGGAG TTACCACCTGCTCCATAATTTGGTCTGAATACATCGCGGGTGAGTATACCCTACTGCTGCTGGTGGAGAGTGGATATGGTAATGCCAGTAAACGTTTCCAGGTGGTCAGCTACAACACAG CTAGTGATGACCTGGAACTTCTCTACCACATCCCAGAATTCATCCCTGAAG CTCGAGGATTGGAGTTCCTGATGATCCTAGGGACAGAGTCCTACACCAGCACTGCAATGGCCCCCAAGGGCATCTTCTGTAACCCGTACAACAACCTGATCTTCATCTGGGGCAACTTCCTCCTGCAGAG CTCTAACAAGGAAAACTTCATCTACCTGGCAGACTTCCCCAAGGAACTGTCCATCAAATACATGGCCAGATCGTTCCATGGGGCTGTGGCTATTGTCACAGAGACGGAGGAG ATCTGGTACCTCCTGGAGGGCAGCTACCGGGTCTACCAGCTGTTCCCTTCCAAGGGCTGGCAGGTGCACATCAGCTTAAAGCTGATGCAACAGTCCTCTCTCTACGCATCCAATGAGACCATGCTGACCCTCTTCTACGAAGACAGCAAACTGTACCAG CTGGTGTACCTTATGAACAACCAGAAGGGCCAGCTGGTCAAGAGGCTCGTGCCCGTGGAGCAGCTTCTGATGTATCAACAGCACACCAGCCACTATGACTTGGAGCGGAAAGG GGGCTACTTGATGCTCTCCTTCATCGACTTCTGCCCCTTCTCGGTGATGCGCCTGCGGAGCCTGCCCCGTCCGCAGAGATACACGCGCCAGGAGCGCTACCGGGCGCGGCCGCCGCGCGTCCTGGAGCGCTCGGGCTTCCACAACGAGAACTCGCTCGCCATCTACCAGGGCCTGGTCTACTACCTGCTGTGGCTGCACTCCGTGTACGACAAG CCGTACGCGGACCCGGTGCACGACCCCACCTGGCGCTGGTGGGCGAACAACAAACAAGACCAG GATTACTACTTCTTCCTGGCGAGCAACTGGCGAAGCGCGGGCGGCGTGTCCATAGAAATGGACAGCTACGAAAAGATCTACAACCTCGAGTCCGCGTACGAGCTGCCGGAGCGCATTTTCCTGGACAAGGGCACTGAGTACAGCTTCGCCATCTTCCTGTCGGCGCAGGGCCGCTCGTTCCGGACGCAGGCAGAACTCG GCACCGCCTTCCAGCTGCATAGCCAGGTGGACGTGGGCGTGGTGCTGGCCGACCCCGGCTGCATCGAGGCCTCGGTGAAGCAGGAGGTCCTGATTAATCGCAACTCGGTGCTATTTTCG ATTACGCTCAAGGATAAAAAGCTTTGCTATGACCAAGGCATTAGTGGACATCACCTTATGGAGACTTCCATGACGGTCAATGTGAGGTCCAAGCCTGGAGGGGAGGGTGCAGGATGGTGGGAAAGCCTGGGCCGGCGGGGATCACCATCTTCACCTGCTCCTACCCACAGGTGGTGGGTTCATCCGGGCTCTGCTTCCAGGAAACACACCTGGGGCCCCATAT TTTTCTACCCCTTCTTCTTGATTCAAGATTTGGTGACAGGAGACTCCGGCAGTTTCCAGGGCAG CTACGTTCTGCTGGTGGTGGGTGGCGGGCCCACACTGGACAGCCTCAAGGACTACAGTGAGGACGAAATCTACCGCTTCAACAGCCCCCTGGACAA GACCAACAGCCTTATCTGGACCACGAGGACCACAAGGACCACCAAAGACTCAGCCTTTCACATCATGTCCCACGAGAGCCCAGGCATCGA GTGGCTCTGTCTGGAGAATGCCCCATGCTATGACAATGTTCCCCAAGGCATCTTTGCCCCTGAATTCTTCTTCAAGGTGTTGGTGAGCAATAG AGGAGTGGACACGAGCACCTACTGCAACTACCAGCTCACCTTCCTGCTGCACATCCACGGGCTGCCACTCAGTCCCAAGCGGGCCCTTTTCATCCTCATG GTGTCAGCTAGCGTGTTTGTGGGCCTGGTGATCTTCTACATCGCCTTCTGCCTCCTGTGGCCCCTCGTGGTGAAGGGCTGCACGATGATCCGGTGGAAGATAAACAACCTCATTGCCTCAGAATCCTACTACACCTACGCCTCCATTTCCGGAATCTCGAGCGTGCCGTCTCTGAGACATTCCAGGATGGGCTCCATGTTCAGCTCCAGGATGACAGAGGACAGGGCTGAACCCAAGGAAGCCGTGGAGAGACAGTTGATGACCTGA
- the CATSPERG gene encoding cation channel sperm-associated auxiliary subunit gamma isoform X10, which translates to MCGPAMFPAGPPWPRVRVVQVLWALLAVLLASWRLWAIKDFQECTWQVVLNEFKRVGESGVSDSFFEQEPVDTVSSLFHMLVDSPIDPSEKYLGFPYYLKINYSCEEKPSEDLVRMGHLTGLKPLVLVTFQSPVNFYRWKIEQLQIQMEAAPFRSKEPCMAEEVCSMSWYTPMPIKKGSVVMRVDISSNGLGTFIPDKRFQMNINGFLKRDRDNNIQFTVGEKLFNLMPQYFVGVSSRPLWHTVDQSPVLILGGIPNEKYVLMTDTSFKDFSLVELSIDSCWVGSFYCPHSGFTATIYDTIATESTLFIRQNQLVYYFTGTYTTLYERNRGSGSWVRVLASECIKKLCPVYFHSNGSEYIMALTTGKHEGYVHFGTIRASDDLELLYHIPEFIPEARGLEFLMILGTESYTSTAMAPKGIFCNPYNNLIFIWGNFLLQSSNKENFIYLADFPKELSIKYMARSFHGAVAIVTETEEIWYLLEGSYRVYQLFPSKGWQVHISLKLMQQSSLYASNETMLTLFYEDSKLYQLVYLMNNQKGQLVKRLVPVEQLLMYQQHTSHYDLERKGGYLMLSFIDFCPFSVMRLRSLPRPQRYTRQERYRARPPRVLERSGFHNENSLAIYQGLVYYLLWLHSVYDKDYYFFLASNWRSAGGVSIEMDSYEKIYNLESAYELPERIFLDKGTEYSFAIFLSAQGRSFRTQAELGTAFQLHSQVDVGVVLADPGCIEASVKQEVLINRNSVLFSITLKDKKLCYDQGISGHHLMETSMTVNVVGSSGLCFQETHLGPHMQGNLMVPVFIGCPPGKRLAFDITYTLEYSRLKNKHYFDCVNVNPEMPCFLFRDIFYPFFLIQDLVTGDSGSFQGSYVLLVVGGGPTLDSLKDYSEDEIYRFNSPLDKTNSLIWTTRTTRTTKDSAFHIMSHESPGIEWLCLENAPCYDNVPQGIFAPEFFFKVLVSNRGVDTSTYCNYQLTFLLHIHGLPLSPKRALFILMVSASVFVGLVIFYIAFCLLWPLVVKGCTMIRWKINNLIASESYYTYASISGISSVPSLRHSRMGSMFSSRMTEDRAEPKEAVERQLMT; encoded by the exons ATGTGCGGCCCAGCCATGTTCCCTGCCGGTCCTCCGTGGCCCAGAGTCCGAGTCGTGCAGGTGCTGTGGGCCCTGCTGGCAGTGCTCCTGGCGTCGTGGAGGCTGTGGGCGATCAAGGATTTCCAGGAATGCACCTGGCAGGTTGTCCTGAACGAGTTTAAGAGGGTAGGCGAGAGTGGTGTGAGCGACAGCTTCTTTGAGCAAGAGCCCGTGGACACAGTGAGCAGCTTGTTTCACATGCTGGTGGACTCACCCATCGACCCGAGCGAG AAATACCTGGGCTTCCCTTACTACCTGAAGATCAACTACTCCTGCGAGGAAAAG CCCTCTGAGGACCTGGTGCGCATGGGCCACCTGACAGGGCTAAAGCCCCTGGTGCTGGTCACCTTCCAGTCCCCAGTCAACTTCTACCGCTGGAAGATAGAGCAGCTGCAGATCCAGATGGAGGCTGCCCCCTTCCGCAGCAAAG AGCCATGCATGGCAGAGGAAGTGTGTAGCATGAGCTGGTACACGCCCATGCCCATCAAGAAAGGCAGTGTGGTCATGCGTGTGGACATCAGCAGCAATGGCCTGGGGACCTTCATTCCAGATAAAAG GTTCCAGATGAATATCAACGGCTTCCTGAAGAGAGACCGGGACAATAACATCCAATTCACTGTGGGAGAGAAG CTCTTCAACCTGATGCCGCAGTACTTTGTGGGTGTCTCATCGAGGCCCTTGTGGCACACTGTGGACCAGTCACCTGTGCTTATCCTGGGAGGCATTCCCAATGAGAAGTACGTCCTGATGACTGACACCAGCTTCAAGGACTTCTCTCTCGTGGAG CTGAGCATTGACAGTTGCTGGGTGGGCTCCTTCTACTGCCCCCATTCTGGCTTCACAGCCACCATCTATGACACTATTGCCACCGAGAGCACCCTCTTCATTCGGCAGAACCAGCTGGTCTACTATTTTACAGGCACCTATACCACACTCTATGAGAGAAACCGCGGCAGTG GCAGTTGGGTTCGTGTCCTGGCCAGCGAGTGCATCAAGAAGCTGTGCCCTGTGTATTTCCATAGCAATGGCTCTGAGTACATAATGGCCCTCACCACAGGCAAGCATGAGGGTTATGTACACTTCGGGACCATCAGAG CTAGTGATGACCTGGAACTTCTCTACCACATCCCAGAATTCATCCCTGAAG CTCGAGGATTGGAGTTCCTGATGATCCTAGGGACAGAGTCCTACACCAGCACTGCAATGGCCCCCAAGGGCATCTTCTGTAACCCGTACAACAACCTGATCTTCATCTGGGGCAACTTCCTCCTGCAGAG CTCTAACAAGGAAAACTTCATCTACCTGGCAGACTTCCCCAAGGAACTGTCCATCAAATACATGGCCAGATCGTTCCATGGGGCTGTGGCTATTGTCACAGAGACGGAGGAG ATCTGGTACCTCCTGGAGGGCAGCTACCGGGTCTACCAGCTGTTCCCTTCCAAGGGCTGGCAGGTGCACATCAGCTTAAAGCTGATGCAACAGTCCTCTCTCTACGCATCCAATGAGACCATGCTGACCCTCTTCTACGAAGACAGCAAACTGTACCAG CTGGTGTACCTTATGAACAACCAGAAGGGCCAGCTGGTCAAGAGGCTCGTGCCCGTGGAGCAGCTTCTGATGTATCAACAGCACACCAGCCACTATGACTTGGAGCGGAAAGG GGGCTACTTGATGCTCTCCTTCATCGACTTCTGCCCCTTCTCGGTGATGCGCCTGCGGAGCCTGCCCCGTCCGCAGAGATACACGCGCCAGGAGCGCTACCGGGCGCGGCCGCCGCGCGTCCTGGAGCGCTCGGGCTTCCACAACGAGAACTCGCTCGCCATCTACCAGGGCCTGGTCTACTACCTGCTGTGGCTGCACTCCGTGTACGACAAG GATTACTACTTCTTCCTGGCGAGCAACTGGCGAAGCGCGGGCGGCGTGTCCATAGAAATGGACAGCTACGAAAAGATCTACAACCTCGAGTCCGCGTACGAGCTGCCGGAGCGCATTTTCCTGGACAAGGGCACTGAGTACAGCTTCGCCATCTTCCTGTCGGCGCAGGGCCGCTCGTTCCGGACGCAGGCAGAACTCG GCACCGCCTTCCAGCTGCATAGCCAGGTGGACGTGGGCGTGGTGCTGGCCGACCCCGGCTGCATCGAGGCCTCGGTGAAGCAGGAGGTCCTGATTAATCGCAACTCGGTGCTATTTTCG ATTACGCTCAAGGATAAAAAGCTTTGCTATGACCAAGGCATTAGTGGACATCACCTTATGGAGACTTCCATGACGGTCAAT GTGGTGGGTTCATCCGGGCTCTGCTTCCAGGAAACACACCTGGGGCCCCATATGCAA GGCAACCTGATGGTGCCAGTGTTCATTGGCTGCCCCCCGGGCAAGCGCCTGGCCTTCGACATCACCTACACGCTGGAATACAGCCGCCTGAAGAACAAACACTACTTTGACTGTGTTAACGTGAACCCGGAGATGCCCTGCTTTCTCTTCCGGGACA TTTTCTACCCCTTCTTCTTGATTCAAGATTTGGTGACAGGAGACTCCGGCAGTTTCCAGGGCAG CTACGTTCTGCTGGTGGTGGGTGGCGGGCCCACACTGGACAGCCTCAAGGACTACAGTGAGGACGAAATCTACCGCTTCAACAGCCCCCTGGACAA GACCAACAGCCTTATCTGGACCACGAGGACCACAAGGACCACCAAAGACTCAGCCTTTCACATCATGTCCCACGAGAGCCCAGGCATCGA GTGGCTCTGTCTGGAGAATGCCCCATGCTATGACAATGTTCCCCAAGGCATCTTTGCCCCTGAATTCTTCTTCAAGGTGTTGGTGAGCAATAG AGGAGTGGACACGAGCACCTACTGCAACTACCAGCTCACCTTCCTGCTGCACATCCACGGGCTGCCACTCAGTCCCAAGCGGGCCCTTTTCATCCTCATG GTGTCAGCTAGCGTGTTTGTGGGCCTGGTGATCTTCTACATCGCCTTCTGCCTCCTGTGGCCCCTCGTGGTGAAGGGCTGCACGATGATCCGGTGGAAGATAAACAACCTCATTGCCTCAGAATCCTACTACACCTACGCCTCCATTTCCGGAATCTCGAGCGTGCCGTCTCTGAGACATTCCAGGATGGGCTCCATGTTCAGCTCCAGGATGACAGAGGACAGGGCTGAACCCAAGGAAGCCGTGGAGAGACAGTTGATGACCTGA